CTTAACAACTGAACAAGATCCTGCATCCATGCTAAAGGATCCGACACATGTTCAATAACCTCCACTGCAGTGACCAAATCGAATGTTCCCTGCTCGCTTGCGAGATCATCCAGATCTGAGACAATCCGCAGTCCATAATGATCCCGGGCAAATTGTGCAGCTATCTCGTTATATTCAACACCTACCCGCTCAAAGTCTTTTGAAGGCATGCTTGCCAATAGTCCGCCAAGGCCGCATCCAATATCAACAATGCGACCTTTGGAACAGATGGAGCGAAGATATGTCGCGAAATCTGACAACTGGAATCCAAGGGTTCGACAGTATGGCCCGAAGCGTTCGTTAACAGGCCGCTCATTGTTCTGGCAGTAGTGCCTGTAATATTCCGAGTTGTAGTAGATGCGTGCGCCCTCCTCGTTAAGGCGGGGATTCACAAAAATAAAGCCGCAATTTCGGCAGCGACAATGGGCAAACCCCCTCAGCACAAAGAGTTGCTTTGAAGAGTTGCTTCCGCATACCGGACAATTATCAAGTCTGTGGGGATAGAGAAGTTCCCCGTCTGCAAATAAAGGTTTTACAGCATCCGATAAAAACATCTATTAACTCACCTCATTTTTACTCGAAGCATCAGAATATATTATTCCTCAGGATCGAATCTGGCTCCGCTGGCGCAGTTCACGCAGAGCAATGGGAAACAACAGAAGCAGGCATATTGCCCCTGATAATGTCAACGAGCCGGCCAGTTGGAAGAGAGAATCAGGAACAATTAATCTGTTCATGGTTATGCTTATCAAATAAAAGACAACA
The sequence above is drawn from the Nitrospirota bacterium genome and encodes:
- a CDS encoding class I SAM-dependent methyltransferase, with translation MFLSDAVKPLFADGELLYPHRLDNCPVCGSNSSKQLFVLRGFAHCRCRNCGFIFVNPRLNEEGARIYYNSEYYRHYCQNNERPVNERFGPYCRTLGFQLSDFATYLRSICSKGRIVDIGCGLGGLLASMPSKDFERVGVEYNEIAAQFARDHYGLRIVSDLDDLASEQGTFDLVTAVEVIEHVSDPLAWMQDLVQLLRPSGHLVITTPNINSLDYYMYGKRCGHFCAPSHVNFFGLKTLSLLAARAGLQRTDYWYRGGVINIRHWWRTRNQEVDFWSPEVPTQNGGNVVYRRGKEDHVELPPIRSFDADVARDDRGQTLRRFLRQVYTKGMNALFAQNQMVAVFRKKT